In a single window of the Centroberyx gerrardi isolate f3 chromosome 17, fCenGer3.hap1.cur.20231027, whole genome shotgun sequence genome:
- the fhl5 gene encoding four and a half LIM domains protein 5 — protein MSTSERFDCHYCKDSLLGKKYIMKEDTQYCTKCYENLFANCCEGCSLPIGCNCKDLSYKDRHWHEQCFKCAKCSRSLVEKAFAAKDELLLCTECYSHEHSSKCTTCKKTVMPGSRKMEYKGNSWHETCFLCHRCQQPIGTKSFIPKDTGYFCVPCFEKQFAYQCCACKKAITTGGVTYQDKPWHRDCFLCIGCKKQLSGQRFTSRENYPYCLECFSNLYAKKCVGCTKPITSLAGAKYISFEERQWHSECFTCTQCSVSLVGRGFLTQRDNILCTDCGREK, from the exons ATGTCCACCAGCGAGCGTTTCGACTGCCATTACTGCAAAGACTCCCTCCTGGGGAAGAAGTACATAATGAAAGAGGACACGCAGTACTGCACTAAGTGCTATGAGAACCTGTTCGCTAACTGCTGTGAGGGCTGCTCTTTACCAATTGGCTGTAACTGCAAG GACCTGTCCTATAAGGATCGCCACTGGCATGAGCAATGCTTCAAGTGTGCCAAGTGCAGCCGCTCTCTGGTGGAAAAGGCCTTTGCTGCcaaggatgagctgctgctctgcacaGAGTGCTACTCCCATGAGCACTCCTCCAAGTGTACCACCTGCAAGAAAACCGTCATGCCAG GTTCCCGCAAAATGGAATACAAGGGGAACAGCTGGCATGAGACCTGCTTCCTGTGCCACCGCTGCcagcagccaataggaaccaAGTCCTTCATCCCCAAAGACACCGGCTACTTCTGTGTGCCCTGCTTTGAGAAGCAGTTTGCCTACCAGTGCTGTGCTTGTAAGAAG GCCATCACAACAGGTGGAGTGACCTACCAAGACAAGCCCTGGCACCGTGACTGCTTCCTGTGCATCGGCTGTAAGAAGCAGCTGTCAGGTCAACGCTTCACCTCCAGAGAGAACTACCCCTACTGCCTCGAATGCTTCAGCAACCTGTATGCAAAGAAGTGTGTGGGCTGCACCAAGCCCATCACCA GTCTGGCCGGGGCCAAGTACATCTCTTTTGAGGAGCGCCAGTGGCACAGCGAGTGTTTTACCTGCACCCAGTGCTCCGTGTCTCTGGTGGGACGCGGCTTCCTCACCCAGCGTGACAACATCTTGTGCACCGACTGCGGCCGGGAGAAGTGA
- the col10a1a gene encoding collagen, type X, alpha 1a, with the protein MDIRVASILLFMVALTAAHGERYVVKKMVKAAPQYQPYSVKSHVVSVAGEPGAPGEPGPEGPAGPPGEPGEDATGEPGPQGPPGPQGPAGHSIAGKPGSAGGPGKPGIPGAHGAQGDTGAPGAQGPRGMPGPSGSPGPAGLSATGKPGPSGLPGGSGPRGEPGLKGHPGVPGLPGAKGDRGVGATGPQGDSGPVGPTGATGAPGQSGVGKPGKAGMPGEPGKSGSPGRDGSSGPMGPQGPKGHTGAPGVGMPGKPGENGAPGMPGPGGPKGHQGPAGATGAPGVPGYGKPGANGQKGDRGVTGATGAPGGKGEQGATGATGATGSTGATGATGPQGPVGFPGEGGPSGPKGDAGATGAQGPKGYKGDQGAQGFPGKQGYPGTAGPTGPRGATGATGSKGDLGAPGTPGAPGIPGPAGPKGLPGRAGENGASGSDGAPGARGPAGPSGPAGANGLKGHPGAPGAPGPAGLAAKGVPGPQGPPGQTGDSGADGAEGPAGPPGPPGPPGEVMFEKSMGVAEVMVKSPMSAFTASLATPYPAAGTPIKFDQIVYNAENHYDPDSGLFTCQVPGVYYFSYSIHVNGAHALVALYKNGQPVMFTYDEYNKGFLDQMSGSAVLLLDEQDTVYVQIPDDEANGVFAAENVHCSFSGFLIAST; encoded by the exons ATGGACATACGTGTAGCAAGCATCCTCCTCTTCATGGTGGCCTTAACAGCTGCCCACGGAGAGAGATACGTGGTGAAGAAGATGGTGAAGGCCGCTCCTCAGTACCAGCCCTACTCTGTGAAGAGCCATG TTGTGTCAGTGGCAGGTGAGCCTGGTGCCCCAGGTGAGCCCGGCCCTGAGGGACCCGCTGGCCCTCCTGGCGAACCAGGTGAGGATGCCACTGGTGAGCCTGGACCCCAAGGACCTCCTGGACCCCAGGGACCTGCTGGCCACTCTATCGCAGGCAAGCCTGGATCCGCAGGTGGACCTGGCAAGCCTGGCATCCCTGGTGCCCACGGTGCTCAGGGAGACACTGGAGCCCCCGGTGCTCAGGGACCCAGAGGAATGCCCGGACCTTCTGGAAGCCCCGGACCCGCTGGCCTCTCCGCTACTGGCAAGCCCGGACCTTCAGGTCTGCCCGGAGGAAGTGGACCCAGGGGAGAGCCCGGTCTGAAGGGACATCCAGGTGTACCTGGTCTGCCAGGAGCTAAGGGTGATAGAGGGGTGGGAGCAACCGGACCTCAGGGTGATTCAGGACCTGTTGGACCTACGGGTGCAACTGGAGCCCCTGGTCAGTCCGGAGTTGGAAAGCCAGGAAAGGCAGGTATGCCCGGTGAGCCAGGAAAGTCAGGTAGCCCAGGTAGGGATGGTAGCTCTGGTCCCATGGGACCACAGGGACCCAAAGGCCACactggtgcccctggtgtaggTATGCCAGGTAAACCAGGTGAGAACGGAGCCCCAGGTATGCCCGGCCCAGGTGGTCCTAAAGGCCACCAGGGACCTGCTGGAGCCACTGGTGCCCCTGGAGTCCCCGGATATGGCAAGCCAGGTGCAAATGGACAGAAGGGAGACAGGGGAGTTACAGGTGCCACAGGTGCCCCAGGTGGAAAGGGTGAGCAAGGTGCAACTGGAGCCACTGGTGCTACTGGTTCAACTGGAGCCACTGGTGCAACTGGCCCTCAGGGTCCAGTAGGTTTCCCAGGTGAGGGCGGCCCTTCTGGCCCTAAAGGTGATGCAGGTGCAACCGGAGCTCAGGGACCTAAGGGATACAAGGGAGATCAGGGAGCACAGGGTTTCCCAGGCAAGCAGGGTTATCCAGGCACAGCTGGCCCCACTGGCCCCAGAGGAGCCACTGGAGCTACAGGTAGCAAAGGTGACCTCGGTGCCCCAGGTACCCCAGGTGCCCCAGGTATTCCTGGCCCCGCTGGGCCCAAAGGTCTTCCCGGCCGTGCAGGTGAAAATGGTGCCTCTGGTTCTGATGGCGCTCCAGGTGCCAGAGGACCTGCTGGGCCTTCTGGTCCCGCTGGTGCTAATGGCCTGAAGGGACACCCAGGTGCCCCTGGTGCTCCCGGACCTGCTGGCTTGGCTGCTAAGGGTGTCCCTGGACCTCAGGGTCCCCCTGGTCAGACCGGTGACTCCGGCGCCGATGGAGCCGAGGGCCCAGCCGGTCCCCCCGGCCCCCCCGGTCCTCCTGGTGAGGTTATGTTTGAGAAGAGCATGGGAGTTGCTGAGGTTATGGTCAAGTCCCCCATGTCTGCTTTCACCGCCTCTCTGGCCACTCCCTACCCTGCTGCTGGCACCCCCATTAAGTTTGACCAGATCGTGTACAATGCCGAGAATCACTATGACCCTGATAGTGGCCTGTTCACTTGCCAGGTGCCCGGAGTTTACTACTTCTCCTACAGCATCCATGTTAATGGAGCTCATGCCCTGGTGGCTCTGTACAAGAATGGCCAGCCTGTTATGTTCACTTATGATGAGTACAACAAGGGCTTCCTGGACCAGATGTCAGGTAGCGCTGTCCTGTTGCTCGATGAGCAGGACACCGTCTACGTCCAGATCCCCGATGATGAGGCCAATGGCGTCTTTGCTGCCGAGAATGTCCACTGCTCTTTCTCTGGGTTCCTCATTGCTTCAACGTGA
- the LOC139914039 gene encoding transforming growth factor-beta receptor-associated protein 1 — MTLTAFTKVHVYEKQVAPKEKDKSSIQCLECYDRNVYIGTKDSVVQHFILPSSTNGDVNPGQSKTREGRVRKLGSSSPVTQMRAVPVFNHLLVLWDRCVSALNMFSLEPIPTLKKIQHVSLFEVCKSPFTAQSQSTCVEMVTSSSRRKVVRIHMVGVDRWEVVKEVPLPQDPVALAVDGACLCVATSDRYLLYDNKTGSSVELFPHNHSRQHVIVTSAGRGEFLLNGPGSLGMFVMETGICQRPPLQWPEVVLAAGVCFPYILTLQPQALSVYSMLDQQLKQTVSLSGARGLLSTSDGVLVFTERDIFSLSLVPLEEQIQALVGHERAEEALSLLDGVQSHLPLHSYKELHKAVTCLAGFVQFYQEAFSEARDLFIKGELDPREIISLYPDMEPCVGEAFQSQLDQVSKGRDLQVLRQEDRTTFHHYLDFLGDFLREVRGMEQGLRCSEEVDCALLRLYAEQGDTDNLQQLVASPNACRLDYCVSVLEQHNRFFALGLLYQNHGKQTDAIKTWVKIADGHHADPSCSDVYEHIVRTLSQWTDRDAVWTFADWALQRNQEIGVQIFTKRPPDDRVTFETEDVLAFLEKYPLALLLYLEFLIHDLNSEEERHHNLLALAYVTQTLKTLEKEEETESDAGETRGKLQQLLWDSVFYDISTVYERVEPTALHVEKAILLGRAGEHSQALQILVHTERDPRAAEAFCCRAAQGQDRPLRQTLLLTLLNIYLSSDHLTSAAADLLNNNPQVFAPERVIQLLPGSWSVQLVSQFLMGSLRETFHQRRMGGLQRGLAQAELLRHKITWTQASKTMFRVDKGQVCQVCQRDLTEPQFVCNLQGELIHTSCTGYTAS, encoded by the exons ATGACTTTGACAGCTTTCACAAAAGTACACGTCTATGAAAAGCAAGTTGCCCCAAAAGAAAAGGACAAATCTAGCATCCAATGCCTTGAGTGCTATGACCGGAATGTGTATATAGGGACTAAAGATTCAGTGGTGCAGCACTTCATCCTTCCCAGTAGCACAAATGGAGATGTGAACCCTGGTCAGAGCAAAACCAGGGAAGGTAGGGTGAGAAAACTAGGCTCAAGCAGTCCAGTAACCCAAATGAGGGCAGTCCCAGTGTTCAACCACCTGCTGGTACTGTGGGACCGGTGCGTCAGCGCCCTCAACATGTTCTCCTTAGAGCCCATTCCCACTCTGAAGAAGATCCAGCATGTATCTTTGTTTGAGGTATGCAAATCACCGTTCACGGCCCAGTCCCAGTCAACGTGTGTGGAGATGGTGACTTCCTCCAGCCGGAGGAAAGTGGTGCGGATCCACATGGTTGGGGTGGACAGGTGGGAGGTTGTAAAGGAAGTCCCTCTGCCCCAGGACCCGGTGGCCCTGGCAGTAGATGGCGCCTGTCTCTGTGTAGCTACCAGTGACAGATACCTCCTCTATGATAACAAGACTGGGAGCAGCGTGGAGCTCTTCCCTCACAATCACAGCAGGCAGCATGTCATCGTTACCTCGGCGGGAAGAGGGGAATTCCTGTTGAATGGGCCTGGATCCTTGG GCATGTTTGTGATGGAGACAGGGATATGCCAGCGCCCTCCCCTGCAGTGGCCTGAGGTGGTGCTGGCAGCGGGAGTGTGTTTCCCTTACATCCTGACCCTGCAGCCCCAAGCGCTGTCTGTCTACAGCATGTTGGATCAGCAGCTCAAACAGACTGTGAGTCTCAGCGGGGCGAGGGGTCTGCTCTCCACATCAG ATGGCGTGTTAGTGTTCACCGAGAGAGACattttcagcctctctctggTGCCGTTAGAGGAGCAGATCCAGGCTCTTGTAGGACacgagagagcagaggaggccCTATCGCTGCTGGACGGAGTTCAAAGCCACCTTCCACTTCACTCCTACAAG GAGCTGCATAAGGCCGTCACTTGCCTGGCTGGATTTGTTCAGTTTTACCAGGAGGCTTTTTCAGAGGCCAGGGATCTATTCAT AAAAGGTGAGCTGGACCCCAGAGAAATCATCAGCCTCTACCCAGACATGGAGCCTTGTGTCGGCGAGGCCTTTCAATCCCAGCTTGATCAAGTGAGCAAGGGCAGGGATCTGCAGGTGCTTCGGCAAGAGGACAGAACCACATTTCATCATTACCTGGACTTCCTGGGTGATTTCCTCAGAGAAGTCAGGGGGATGGAGCAAGGCCTGAGGTGCAGTGAGGAGGTGGACTGTGCCCTCCTGAGGCTGTACGCAGAACAGGGCGACACCGACAACCTGCAGCAGCTTGTAGCTTCTCCCAATGCCTGCAGGCTGGACTACTGTGTTTCTGTTCTGGAGCAGCACAACAG attttttgcaTTAGGCTTACTCTATCAGAACCATGGGAAGCAAACCGACGCAATAAAG ACTTGGGTGAAGATTGCAGATGGCCACCATGCTGACCCCTCTTGTTCAGATGTGTATGAGCACATAGTGCGGACTCTCAGtcagtggacagacagagatgctGTGTGGACGTTTGCAGACTGGGCTCTGCAGAGAAACCAAGAG ATCGGAGTGCAGATTTTCACCAAGCGTCCCCCAGATGACCGAGTCACATTTGAGACAGAAGATGTGCTTGCTTTCTTGGAGAAGTACCCACTGGCATTGCTTTTGTATCTTGAGTTCTTAATTCACGACCTGAATAGTGAG GAGGAGAGACATCACAACCTGCTGGCCCTGGCTTATGTTACTCAGACACTGAAAACCttagagaaggaagaggaaacagAATCAGACGCAGGGGAAACCAGAGGgaaactgcagcagctgctaTGGGACTCAGTGTTCTATGACATCTCCACTGTATACG AGCGAGTCGAACCAACAGCCCTCCACGTAGAGAAAGCCATTCTGCTTGGTAGGGCAGGTGAACACTCCCAGGCTCTGCAGATTCTGGTTCACACGGAGAGAGACCCGCGCGCTGCGGAGGCCTTCTGCTGCAGAGCTGCGCAGGGCCAGGACAGACCGCTGAGGCAGACCCTGCTGCTCACCCTGCTCAACATTTACCTCAGCTCCGACCACCTGACCAGCGCTGCCGCCGACCTGCTGAACAACAACCCCCAGGTCTTCGCACCAGAGAGGGTCATCCAGCTCCTGCCTGGCTCCTGGTCCGTTCAGCTGGTGTCCCAGTTCTTAATGGGATCCCTCAGGGAGACTTTCCACCAGAGGCGGATGGGAGGGCTGCAGAGGGGTCTGGCCCAGGCCGAGCTCCTCAGACACAAGATCACTTGG ACCCAGGCCTCAAAAACAATGTTCAGAGTGGACAAGGGCCAGGTGTGCCAGGTTTGTCAGAGGGACCTAACAGAGCCGCAGTTTGTCTGTAACCTGCAGGGTGAGCTGATCCACACAAGCTGCACCGGCTACACAGCATCATAG
- the fut9a gene encoding 4-galactosyl-N-acetylglucosaminide 3-alpha-L-fucosyltransferase 9: protein MPSAPFHRILRPLLLGTFILGCFVTLFLMYFKPSTSWLSGPVESTASTDRVKNLFSSKSDKNLTTVLVWLWPFGQTYDLSVCSSLFNIEGCFITADRNLYNKSDGVVIHHRDICTDLSNLPPLQRPSFQKWIWMNLESPSHSSQLPGIENMFNLTLNYRQDADIEVPYGSIVAAEGEEDFVPPSKSKLICWIVSNWNPDHVRVKYYNELYKHIEVHAYGQAFGEYISDQDYFPTIASCKFYLAFENSIHKDYITEKLYNPLSVGTVPVVLGPNRQNYENFVQGDAFIHVDDFTSPKELADYLLLLDKNEELYLRYFEWRRHFKVKKAYFWAEHTCLACDYLRRHKEYKAFNNLDKWYWGG, encoded by the coding sequence ATGCCATCTGCACCTTTCCACAGAATTCTACGACCCCTTCTGCTCGGCACTTTTATACTGGGATGCTTTGTGACTCtgtttttgatgtattttaaaCCATCCACCAGCTGGCTATCAGGTCCTGTAGAGTCAACAGCGTCCACAGACCGGGTCAAGAACCTCTTCTCCTCCAAGAGCGATAAAAACCTGACCACTGTGCTGGTCTGGCTCTGGCCCTTCGGACAAACCTATGACCTGAGCGTGTGCAGCTCTCTCTTCAACATCGAGGGCTGCTTCATCACAGCGGACAGGAACCTCTACAACAAGTCCGATGGGGTCGTCATCCACCACAGAGACATCTGCACCGACCTGTCCAACCTGCCCCCGCTCCAGCGCCCGTCCTTCCAGAAGTGGATATGGATGAACTTGGAGTCGCCGTCCCACTCCTCCCAGCTCCCCGGCATCGAGAACATGTTCAATCTGACTCTCAATTACCGTCAGGATGCTGACATTGAAGTGCCTTATGGGTCCATCGTAGCAGCGGAGGGCGAGGAGGACTTTGTTCCGCCCAGCAAAAGCAAGCTGATCTGTTGGATCGTGAGCAACTGGAACCCGGACCACGTGCGGGTGAAATACTACAATGAGCTGTACAAACACATTGAGGTTCACGCGTACGGACAAGCCTTCGGGGAGTACATCTCTGACCAAGACTACTTCCCCACCATCGCCAGCTGCAAGTTCTACCTGGCGTTTGAGAACTCCATTCACAAGGACTACATTACTGAAAAACTGTATAACCCGCTCTCTGTGGGGACAGTGCCAGTGGTTCTTGGCCCAAACAGGCAGAACTACGAGAACTTTGTCCAGGGAGACGCATTCATCCACGTGGACGACTTCACCTCGCCGAAGGAGCTGGCCGACTACCTGCTGCTCTTGGACAAAAACGAGGAATTGTACCTCAGGTACTTTGAGTGGCGGCGGCACTTTAAAGTCAAGAAGGCCTATTTCTGGGCAGAGCACACATGCCTGGCTTGTGATTACCTGCGTAGGCACAAGGAGTACAAGGCGTTCAATAACCTTGACAAATGGTACTGGGGTGGATAG